Proteins from one Naumovozyma castellii chromosome 3, complete genome genomic window:
- the DPC25 gene encoding Dpc25p (ancestral locus Anc_8.591) has translation MIIRTVIHNRVTISTIISRKQGVRLISNTWKPQMTFEGNTQGIAASDEERMKSVFGGRIKGEPPRSTSRILTGGIKTIAGVNVPGRPLEPDNCCMSGCVNCVWEIYNEDIRDWKEKRKIAADKIKGTNEIWPADWNPPLALLELQNIPESLHDIKIKYELQNQTEAKKIISKKETSHLFPKRTTPLPKSVIEAKDKHRLRALTKEENKRFQEIEDDKEGWGSVPVYIKAFAQFESMQRQKKLKKAQLSKEKKAFSKIQSIKY, from the coding sequence ATGATAATAAGGACTGTGATACATAACCGTGTAACGATATCAACCATAATTTCACGAAAACAAGGGGTACGCCTAATCTCAAATACTTGGAAACCACAAATGACATTTGAGGGTAATACCCAAGGAATCGCAGCTTCAGATGAAGAGAGAATGAAATCAGTATTTGGTGGGAGAATAAAGGGGGAGCCCCCCAGATCAACAAGTCGAATTCTTACTGGAGGAATAAAGACCATTGCTGGAGTTAATGTGCCTGGTAGACCTTTAGAACCTGATAATTGCTGCATGTCCGGTTGTGTTAATTGCGTTTGGGAGatatataatgaagatattaGGGATTGGAAGGAGAAACGTAAAATTGCTGCTGATAAGATAAAAGGCACCAATGAAATTTGGCCCGCTGATTGGAATCCACCCTTGGCATTATTAGAACTACAAAATATTCCTGAATCTCTGCATGATATCAAGATCAAATACGAGCTGCAGAATCAAACTGAAGctaaaaaaataatatccAAAAAGGAAACTTCTCATCTTTTCCCGAAGAGAACTACACCGTTACCGAAATCTGTCATTGAAGCCAAGGATAAACATCGTTTGAGAGCTTTGacaaaagaggaaaataaGCGCTTTCAGGAGATTGAGGATGATAAGGAAGGCTGGGGTAGTGTTCCCGTGTATATTAAGGCATTTGCTCAATTTGAAAGTATGCAACGgcagaagaaattaaagaaggcTCAGCtatcaaaagaaaagaaggcTTTCTCCAAAATACAAAGCATTAAATATTAG
- the NCAS0C01850 gene encoding uncharacterized protein (ancestral locus Anc_8.594), producing the protein MSEVERHNVLMKPQTLDSVTGEVLVRKSTGKQRIRKGQTVEQYNEQLYQYFQVEKGPMQTPEGWMSQDVMNASEKNDLSLKQNRLVLLNWAYKMYYLGEWDKCDKYCLHLKDLFGPYNLGKKKIQKEMEELDYMIEKCQLKVVAKQLQDNL; encoded by the coding sequence ATGTCCGAAGTCGAACGCCATAATGTGCTCATGAAACCACAAACGCTGGATAGTGTTACAGGTGAAGTCCTCGTGCGTAAATCAACCGGGAAACAGAGGATCAGGAAGGGACAGACCGTGGAACAGTATAATGAACAATTATATCAATATTTCCAGGTGGAAAAGGGTCCCATGCAGACACCTGAGGGATGGATGAGTCAGGATGTGATGAATGCAAGCGAGAAAAATGATTTATCCTTGAAGCAGAACCGGTTGGTCCTTTTGAATTGGGCATACAAGATGTATTACCTAGGTGAATGGGATAAATGTGACAAGTATTGTTTGCATTTGAAGGATTTATTTGGGCCTTACAATCTGGGGAAAAAGAAGATCCAAAAGGAGATGGAGGAATTGGATTATATGATAGAGAAATGCCAATTGAAGGTTGTGGCCAAACAATTACAGGATAATCTGTGA
- the SSE1 gene encoding adenyl-nucleotide exchange factor SSE1 (ancestral locus Anc_8.590), whose product MSTPFGLDLGNNNSVLAVARNRGIDIVVNEVSNRSTPSLVGFGQKNRFLGEAGKTKETSNIKNTVGNLKRIVGLDYTHPDFSTESQFFSSKLVELDDKKVGTQVRLAGESKTFSATQLAAMFIGKVKNTVQQETKSNINDICIAVPAWYSEEQRYSIADAAKVAGLNPVRIVNDVTAAAVSYGVFKTDLPEGDAKPRIVAFVDIGHSSYTCSIMAFKKGELKVLGTAYDKHFGGRDFDRAITEHFADEFKSKYKIDIRTNAKAYNRILTAAEKLKKVLSANTQAPFSAESVMDDVDVSSSMTREELEELVKPLLTRVTEPVTKALAQANLTVEDIDFVEIIGGTTRIPTLKNSISEAFNKPLSTTLNQDEAIAKGAAFICAIHSPTLRVRPFKFEDIHPYSVSYSWDKQVEEEESMEVFPAGSTFPSTKLITLQRTGDFQMSAYYTTPEQLPKGTKADIAKWEITGLQVPEGAESVPVKVVLRCDPSGLHTIEEAYTVEDIKVQEVVPLPEDAPEDAEPEFREVTKTVKKDALTIVAHTFALEGKPLNDLIEKEMLCLLKINWLLKLKIVRTPWKNTFTLYVVSWKKNMLHLPLKLKRLS is encoded by the coding sequence ATGAGTACTCCATTTGGTTTAGATTTAGGTAACAACAACTCCGTCTTGGCCGTTGCCAGAAACAGAGGTATTGACATCGTCGTCAATGAAGTTTCCAACCGTTCCACCCCATCTTTGGTTGGTTTCGGTCAAAAGAACAGATTCTTAGGTGAAGCTGGTAAGACCAAGGAAACTTCCAACATCAAGAACACTGTTGGTAACTTGAAGAGAATTGTTGGTTTAGACTACACTCACCCAGATTTCTCTACTGAATCTCAATTCTTCAGCTCCAAGTTGGTTGAATTAGATGACAAGAAGGTTGGTACTCAAGTCAGACTTGCTGGTGAAAGTAAGACTTTCTCTGCCACCCAATTAGCTGCCATGTTCATTGGTAAGGTTAAGAACACTGTTCAACAAGAAACTAAATCTAACATTAACGATATCTGTATCGCTGTCCCAGCTTGGTACAGTGAAGAACAACGTTACTCCATAGCTGATGCTGCCAAGGTTGCAGGTTTAAACCCAGTTAGAATTGTCAACGATGTTACTGCTGCTGCCGTCTCATACGGTGTCTTTAAGACCGATCTACCAGAAGGTGACGCTAAGCCAAGAATTGTCGCCTTTGTTGATATTGGTCATTCTTCTTACACCTGTTCCATCATGGCTTTCAAGAAGGGTGAATTAAAGGTTTTAGGTACTGCCTACGACAAACATTTCGGTGGTAGAGATTTCGACCGTGCCATTACTGAACATTTCGCCGATGAATTCAAGTCCAAGTACAAGATTGATATTAGAACTAACGCTAAGGCTTATAACAGAATCTTAACTGCTGCTGAAAAGTTAAAGAAGGTCCTTTCTGCTAACACTCAAGCACCATTCTCTGCTGAATCTGTTATGGATGATGTCGATGTTTCATCCTCTATGACCCgtgaagaattagaagaacTAGTTAAGCCATTGTTGACCCGTGTCACTGAACCAGTTACCAAGGCTCTTGCTCAAGCTAACCTAACCGTCGAAGACATTGATTTCGTTGAAATCATTGGTGGTACTACCCGTATCCCAACTTTGAAGAACTCCATCTCTGAAGCCTTCAACAAGCCATTATCTACCACTTTGAACCAAGATGAAGCTATTGCTAAGGGTGCTGCGTTCATCTGTGCCATCCACTCCCCAACTTTGAGAGTTAGACCATTCAAATTCGAAGATATTCATCCATACTCTGTTTCCTACTCTTGGGATAAGcaagttgaagaagaagaatctaTGGAAGTTTTCCCAGCTGGCTCTACCTTCCCATCTACCAAGTTGATTACTTTACAACGTACTGGTGATTTCCAAATGTCTGCTTACTACACTACCCCAGAACAATTACCAAAGGGTACTAAGGCTGACATTGCTAAATGGGAAATTACTGGGTTACAAGTTCCAGAAGGTGCTGAATCTGTTCCAGTCAAGGTTGTCTTGAGATGTGACCCATCTGGCTTGCACACTATTGAAGAAGCTTACACTGTCGAAGACATTAAGGTTCAAGAAGTTGTTCCATTACCAGAAGATGCTCCAGAAGATGCTGAACCTGAATTCAGAGAAGTTACCAAGACCGTCAAGAAGGATGCTTTGACTATTGTTGCTCACACTTTTGCCTTGGAAGGTAAGCCATTGAATGACTTGATCGAAAAGGAAATGCTATGTTTGCTCAAGATAAATTGGTTGCTGAAACTGAAGATCGTAAGAACGCCTTGGAAGAATACATTTACACTTTACGTGGTAAgttggaagaagaatatgCTCCATTTGCCTCTGAAGCTGAAAAGACTAAGTTGA
- the ARL1 gene encoding Arf family GTPase ARL1 (ancestral locus Anc_8.597): MGNFFSSMFDRLWGVNKELRILILGLDGAGKTTILYRLQIGEVVTTKPTIGFNVETLTYKNLKLNVWDLGGQTSIRPYWRCYYADTAAVIFVVDSTDKDRMGTASKELHLMLQEEELQDAALLVFANKQDQPGALSASEVSKELNLVELKDRSWSIVASSAIKGEGISEGLDWLIDVIKDEQL, encoded by the coding sequence ATGGGTAACTTTTTCAGTTCGATGTTTGACAGATTATGGGGGGTGAACAAGGAACTCCGTATCTTAATCCTGGGGTTGGACGGTGCTGGGAAAACCACAATCCTGTATAGGCTACAGATAGGTGAGGTGGTCACGACGAAACCTACCATTGGGTTCAATGTGGAGACTCTGACGTAtaagaatttgaagttgaatgTTTGGGATTTGGGGGGTCAGACGAGTATTAGACCTTACTGGCGTTGCTATTATGCTGATACCGCTGCTGTTATATTCGTGGTGGATTCTACTGATAAGGATAGAATGGGTACTGCTTCCAAGGAGCTGCATTTGATGTTACAAGAGGAGGAATTACAGGACGCTGCGTTGTTGGTGTTTGCCAATAAACAAGATCAACCTGGTGCGTTAAGTGCCAGCGAAGTGTCTAAAGAATTAAACCTTGTAGAATTAAAGGATAGAAGTTGGTCCATCGTGGCATCAAGTGCAATTAAGGGGGAAGGGATCTCAGAAGGTCTTGACTGGTTGATAGACGTCATAAAGGACGAGCAACTGTAA